The following are from one region of the Streptomyces changanensis genome:
- a CDS encoding VOC family protein — protein MTDAPMRIHTLIVDAADPERLAAFWSGLLGRPVVGRVGPYVWLRRENGLGLGFQRTGEPKSVKNRMHFDITSPDPPAEQQRVEALGGRRLDEYAGGGFLVMADPEGNEFCVIPEGPFALDDEGRADYLD, from the coding sequence ATGACGGACGCACCCATGCGCATCCATACCCTCATCGTCGATGCCGCTGACCCCGAGCGGCTTGCCGCGTTCTGGTCCGGGCTGCTCGGCAGGCCGGTCGTAGGACGTGTGGGGCCCTATGTGTGGCTGCGGCGGGAGAACGGTCTGGGCCTGGGCTTCCAGCGAACCGGCGAGCCCAAATCGGTCAAGAACCGTATGCACTTCGACATCACCTCACCCGATCCGCCCGCGGAGCAGCAACGTGTCGAGGCGCTCGGCGGGCGCCGACTCGACGAGTACGCCGGCGGCGGGTTCCTGGTGATGGCCGACCCCGAGGGCAATGAATTCTGCGTCATCCCCGAAGGCCCCTTCGCACTCGACGACGAGGGGCGCGCGGACTACCTCGACTGA
- a CDS encoding TerD family protein, which produces MRDTLEQLVVRHTHRVPLPAQAVGRAVSATAAGPAGQGAVAARQFDAALMSVGFKLSARVLEHLSGLSEGTVVDTAVRTLRTVRQMVGDHVEHNVYFVDFPANVPDTLDFWLGCIAEALTDDRVRDSTLVRLSEGVVDLLTLPSYGRYRHTYAEVLAAHDELAPALGDRTTVLHPGGPLEDEVTALYLALAGSSTPLGEDALGDLRFLAGHCADGPQPAAMPVRENRALVNRARLAVGAEPLLDTVTDVLRLACALSDGDVTLREPTRFRALSRPVRRALLAGLDAVVAASPDKLADVTAHREPFKRLGERLHPHEYPRWPRAADVFAVARGEKEARSFDSRVEELLGANDVLGAVRLLKAAPGRLFRSVDRLLRVAAAQEERDAVVAAAEEVVGQVSGRVVLSVREHLHNRAGVTGERRVFVGRSGRARVAHDARPPVPPAERERLTAALDDEVRRRLPAVDRLLVDPDVLDVALPLSGKATTSGLGVLPRGSLSPVDGELLRFFTYWRQTERSTDYDLSALMLDADYGTVGWLSYTRLTEVEGEHSGDITDAPDGASEFINLRLGAVRGAFVVPQVNIFSGEGFEEAAESFFGFMLRDAEQAGRPFEPRTVRMKSELRGTGRVALPLVFLRGPDGRWRAKWLHLYLDGHPEANRVEGNKASVATLLRGIVERDYLTVGYLTGLLAESGTTVIRWDGTAVPDGPVTFVGLERPEGLHPGSRVITPGNLRDVIPD; this is translated from the coding sequence ATGCGTGACACCCTCGAACAGTTGGTCGTACGGCACACCCACCGCGTCCCCCTCCCCGCGCAGGCCGTCGGACGCGCCGTGTCCGCCACAGCCGCGGGCCCTGCCGGCCAGGGTGCCGTCGCGGCACGGCAGTTCGACGCCGCGCTGATGTCGGTGGGCTTCAAGCTGTCCGCGCGGGTCCTGGAGCACTTGTCGGGGCTGTCCGAGGGTACGGTCGTCGACACCGCCGTCCGTACCCTGCGCACGGTCCGTCAGATGGTCGGCGACCACGTCGAACACAACGTCTACTTCGTCGACTTCCCGGCCAACGTCCCCGACACCCTCGACTTCTGGCTGGGCTGCATCGCCGAGGCCCTCACCGACGACCGCGTGCGCGACAGCACCCTCGTCCGGCTGAGCGAGGGTGTGGTGGACCTGCTCACCCTGCCCTCGTACGGCCGTTACCGCCACACGTACGCCGAGGTGCTCGCCGCGCACGACGAGTTGGCCCCCGCCCTGGGCGACCGCACGACGGTGCTGCACCCGGGCGGTCCGTTGGAGGACGAGGTCACCGCGCTGTACCTCGCGCTGGCCGGGAGCAGCACCCCGCTCGGCGAGGACGCCCTGGGCGACCTGCGGTTCCTCGCCGGGCACTGCGCGGACGGGCCCCAGCCGGCGGCGATGCCCGTCCGCGAGAACCGCGCGCTCGTCAACCGGGCCCGGCTGGCGGTCGGCGCGGAGCCGCTGCTGGACACGGTCACCGACGTCCTCCGCCTGGCCTGCGCGCTGTCGGACGGTGACGTGACCCTCCGGGAGCCGACCCGGTTCCGCGCGCTGTCGCGGCCCGTGCGCCGAGCGCTGCTCGCGGGTCTGGACGCGGTCGTGGCGGCTTCCCCCGACAAGCTCGCCGACGTCACGGCGCACCGGGAGCCCTTCAAGCGTCTCGGGGAGCGCCTGCACCCGCACGAGTACCCGCGCTGGCCGCGCGCCGCCGACGTGTTCGCCGTCGCGCGCGGCGAGAAGGAAGCGCGGTCCTTCGACAGCCGGGTCGAGGAACTGCTCGGCGCGAACGACGTCCTGGGGGCGGTACGCCTGCTGAAGGCCGCGCCGGGCCGGTTGTTCCGGTCCGTGGACCGGCTGCTGCGCGTGGCCGCCGCCCAGGAGGAGCGTGACGCGGTGGTGGCCGCGGCCGAGGAGGTCGTGGGGCAGGTGTCGGGCCGGGTGGTGTTGTCGGTGCGGGAACACCTGCACAACCGCGCCGGGGTGACCGGGGAGCGCCGGGTCTTCGTGGGGCGGTCGGGTCGTGCCCGGGTCGCCCACGACGCCCGCCCGCCCGTACCGCCGGCGGAGCGCGAGCGCTTGACCGCCGCGCTCGACGACGAGGTGCGCCGCCGGCTCCCGGCCGTGGACCGGCTGCTCGTCGACCCCGACGTGCTCGACGTGGCCCTCCCCCTCAGCGGCAAGGCCACCACGTCCGGTCTGGGCGTCCTGCCCCGGGGCTCCCTCTCCCCCGTCGACGGCGAGCTGCTGCGCTTCTTCACGTACTGGAGGCAGACGGAACGCAGCACCGACTACGACTTGTCGGCGCTGATGCTGGACGCCGACTACGGGACCGTCGGCTGGCTCTCCTACACCAGGCTCACCGAGGTGGAGGGCGAGCACTCCGGGGACATCACGGACGCGCCCGACGGTGCCTCGGAGTTCATCAACCTGCGTCTGGGCGCCGTGCGCGGCGCGTTCGTCGTCCCCCAGGTGAACATCTTCTCGGGAGAGGGGTTCGAGGAGGCCGCGGAGTCGTTCTTCGGGTTCATGCTGCGGGACGCCGAGCAGGCGGGCCGCCCGTTCGAGCCGCGCACGGTGCGGATGAAGTCGGAGCTGCGCGGGACCGGCCGGGTCGCGCTGCCGCTCGTGTTCCTGCGGGGACCCGACGGCCGGTGGCGCGCGAAGTGGCTGCACCTGTACCTCGACGGCCACCCGGAGGCCAACCGGGTCGAGGGGAACAAGGCGTCGGTGGCGACGCTGCTGCGCGGCATCGTCGAACGCGACTACCTGACGGTCGGCTACCTCACCGGGCTGCTGGCCGAGAGCGGCACGACCGTGATCCGCTGGGACGGGACGGCCGTCCCGGACGGCCCCGTCACCTTCGTCGGCCTCGAACGGCCGGAGGGGTTGCACCCGGGGTCCCGGGTCATCACCCCCGGAAATCTCCGCGACGTGATCCCGGACTGA
- a CDS encoding PP2C family protein-serine/threonine phosphatase encodes MAEGTKAVTGGQSELPRLLTAAETAAPADAIDVIAEDLSRRFQATETSFLIVDLTGKAVARLSTAGAGGSGREAERIPLFGSVYEQVIRTQRLYWESTGRGRRVIVPVTNRGDAIGLLELFLPADPGQDVLAAVGEAAHALAYIVIANGRFTDLYTWGKRSKPPSLAAEIQYQLLPPSLSCEAAQFTLCGNLEPSENLSGDTFDYTLDRDTLHVSITDPMGHDIRAALAATVLVGALRGARRAGADLIEQADLADRALSEHGHGHATGQLLRIHLPTGRARLVNAGHPWPLRLRGGTAVVITCVVDRPFGLSVVAPHHYRYRVQALDLRPGDRLLMITDGMLERHGERVDLLALLERTRHLHPREAALTLTSAVRDAAGGRLEDDATVMCLDWHGPQETQRHVSSGADTGQASAGRPQQPL; translated from the coding sequence CGACGTGATCGCGGAGGACTTGAGCCGGCGTTTCCAGGCCACGGAGACCTCCTTCCTCATCGTGGACCTCACCGGGAAGGCGGTGGCACGGCTGTCCACCGCCGGGGCGGGAGGGAGTGGGCGGGAAGCGGAGCGGATCCCCCTGTTCGGCTCCGTCTACGAGCAGGTCATCCGTACCCAGCGGCTGTACTGGGAGTCGACCGGCCGAGGGCGGCGGGTGATCGTACCGGTCACCAACAGGGGGGACGCGATCGGACTGCTGGAACTGTTCCTGCCGGCCGACCCCGGCCAGGACGTCCTCGCCGCGGTCGGGGAGGCCGCGCACGCCCTCGCCTACATCGTGATCGCCAACGGGCGCTTCACCGACCTCTACACCTGGGGCAAACGCTCCAAGCCCCCCAGCTTGGCAGCGGAGATCCAGTACCAGCTGCTGCCGCCGTCACTGTCCTGCGAGGCGGCGCAGTTCACCCTCTGCGGGAACCTGGAGCCCTCCGAGAACCTCAGCGGTGACACCTTCGACTACACCCTGGACCGCGACACCCTGCACGTGTCGATCACCGACCCCATGGGCCACGACATCCGCGCCGCCCTGGCCGCCACGGTGCTGGTCGGCGCCCTGCGAGGGGCCCGCCGCGCCGGAGCGGACCTGATCGAGCAGGCCGACCTTGCGGACCGGGCCCTGTCCGAGCACGGCCACGGCCACGCCACCGGGCAACTGCTGCGCATCCATCTCCCCACCGGGCGCGCCCGGCTCGTCAACGCCGGTCACCCCTGGCCCCTGCGTCTGCGCGGGGGCACCGCGGTGGTGATCACCTGCGTGGTGGACCGCCCCTTCGGTCTGTCCGTGGTCGCGCCCCACCACTACCGCTACCGCGTGCAGGCCCTCGACCTGCGCCCCGGCGACCGACTGCTCATGATCACCGATGGCATGCTCGAACGCCACGGCGAGCGGGTCGACCTGCTCGCCCTGCTGGAACGCACCCGGCACCTGCACCCGAGGGAGGCCGCGCTGACGCTGACGTCCGCCGTCCGGGACGCCGCCGGCGGCCGGCTGGAGGACGACGCCACCGTGATGTGCCTGGACTGGCACGGCCCCCAGGAGACCCAGCGCCACGTCAGCTCCGGCGCGGACACCGGGCAGGCGTCGGCAGGCCGCCCACAGCAGCCCCTCTGA